The sequence GCAGCCTCGGCCATAACCGCGGTTGCGGGCGTGGTGTGGACGCCGCTGGGAATCGCGACTGGGTGGGTCGCATGGGCGCCCCTGTCCTACTTGCTGGCGCTCGTCGGCGCCGCCGCGAGACTGCCCGGCGGCCTGTTGGAACTCGGCGGCGCGACGCCCGCGATGGTCTGGGGCTACTACGCTCTGCTCGTTTGCGCAGCCTACGGCCTCCGCCGCACACAGGGTGGCGAAGACGGTCCGGTTCGCGGCGGCCCGCGAGTGCTCTCGCTCGGCAATGGACGCCTGAGATGGGCTGCCCTCGCGTTACTCCTCGCATGTGCCGTCCTCTGGACCGCCGCCGTAACGTCGCCCGACGGCCGCCTAACCGTCACCTTCCTCGACGTGGGGCAGGGCGACGCCATCTTCATCCAGACGCCGTCAGGAAAGCAGCTCCTCATCGACGGCGGCCCCGATCCGGAGGTCCTGCAGCGGGAGCTCGGCAACGTCATGCCCTTCTGGGACCGCAGCCTCGACGTAATCGTCCTGACGCACCCCGACGCCGACCATCTGAACGGCCTGGTCTCCGTCCTGGAACGCTACGACGTCGCCCTCGTCGCCGAGACCGGCGTCGCATCAACGTCCGCCCAGTACGCATCTTGGCAGCGACTGCTCGCCAACCGACATGACCCCCAGACGCTGGACGCGTTCGCGGGGCAAGAGCTCCGCATCGGCGACGGCGTCGTGATCCGCGTCCTACACCCAGCCGAGGACGTGCCAGCGTGGACGCCCGACCTCCGCAACAACAGCGGCGTCACGCTGCGGTTGTCCTACGGCGATGTGTCCTTCCTGCTTCCCGCCGACATCCACCGCTACGCCGAGGAGGCGCTCGTCGCCTCCGGCGCGTCCCTGCGGGCGACGGTGCTTAAGGCAGCCCACCACGGCTCCGCAACATCGTCATCCCAGGCGTTTTTGGAAGCGGTGCAGCCCGAGTACGTCGTGGTGAGCGCCGGCGCTGAAAACAAGTTCGGCCACCCGGCGACAGAGGTGGTCGAGCGGCTGACCGCAATGGTCGGTGAGGAAGACCTGTACGTGACGGCGGAGCACGGCCGCGTGGGGTTCACCACCGACGGGGTGCGGCTGTGGCGCGACACCCAACGATAGTGGGAGGCCTCAGGACACGCGCCAGACGCGGCCCGTCCACTGCAACATCCCCCAGTCGAGCTCCACGCCAAGCCCCGGGCCTCCGGTGAGGTGCAAACTGCCGTCAACGATGCGTTCAGCCGGCGCCAGCAGCGTCGAGCGCCAGTCCGCCTCGTAGACCGCGTGCTCCAGCGGCAGCGACCCTGCCACGGCGGCGCTGACGTGCCCGCTCGTCAGCAACGACAGTGGACCGGACGGGCAGTGAAGCGACACGCCGCCTCCCGCAGCGATGGCCGCTCTGCCGGCCCTTACAGCAGCAGCGGCTCCTCCGCAAAACTTCACGTCCGGCATAACAATCCCAAGTGTGCCGCTTGAAACAAGACTCTCAAACGAGGCCTCGCCATATCCGTGCTCGCCTCCCGCGAGGGGCAAGGAGATGCGTTTGGCAATTTGCGTCAGTCCAGCCGGGTCCTTGCTTGGGTCGAGCGGTTCTTCGAACCATGCCACCCCAAAGTCTGCCAGCTCACCGGCCACCCTAATAGCAGACTCTAAGTCGAAGCGGCTGTGGCAGTCCACCATAAGCGCCACGTCCGGGCCGATGGCTTCCCTGATCGCAGCTACCCGCTCGATGCCGGTGTGCGCAAGGCGAATCGCCTCGTCGGTTGGCGTTCCCGGCGCCACCTCGTCGAACGGTGCGCACTTGACGGAGCGGAAACCCTCGCTCGCAGCTCGCTCCGCGGCTGCCGCAAACTCCGCTGGCGTCCGCCCTGACGCGAAGAGGCCTCGGTTGATGTTGGCGTACAGCGGCACGACGGCTGGTGCGCCCCCTAGCGCCTCGGCCAAGCTGACGCCGCTCTTGAGCGCCTGGATAACGCTCACCGCCGTACGTAGTGCACTCACCGCCGTGGCGTTGGTCAGGTCCGCCCCAAGCGATTGGTCGTCGACGTCCAACATGATGGGCACGTCGTCCTCGGAGGAAATGGGCGTGCCTCTTAACAGCGAGACAGCGTGGTCAATCTGCCCAACGACGCCCTCTGTGATGCCCGCCGCGGTGATCTCCACCTCGGCCGCGGCGCCTTCCGTGTCCCAGAACCGCGCGAAGACCCACTCTGTC is a genomic window of Chloroflexota bacterium containing:
- a CDS encoding ComEC/Rec2 family competence protein, coding for GCDSRDPPARQGVGAVSRFPALSLTAEGDGSPLLRSVYAIRAILSESLQRSMPEPASALARSLLLGQRRGLPDEVRHDFIETGTSHLLAISGLHVAIMLGAALALGRLAFGGARWALLLALAAIWVYALVSGMSPSVTRAALMGSVFLLARALGREGSSLPALAAAAAVMTAHDPRLLGNVSFQLSFTAVAGLLLLAPPLETQLSRAAERLTGPEGAPAALGRATASALAAGIAATLGTLPLVALVFERVSYLGIPATLLALPALPLALAASAITAVAGVVWTPLGIATGWVAWAPLSYLLALVGAAARLPGGLLELGGATPAMVWGYYALLVCAAYGLRRTQGGEDGPVRGGPRVLSLGNGRLRWAALALLLACAVLWTAAVTSPDGRLTVTFLDVGQGDAIFIQTPSGKQLLIDGGPDPEVLQRELGNVMPFWDRSLDVIVLTHPDADHLNGLVSVLERYDVALVAETGVASTSAQYASWQRLLANRHDPQTLDAFAGQELRIGDGVVIRVLHPAEDVPAWTPDLRNNSGVTLRLSYGDVSFLLPADIHRYAEEALVASGASLRATVLKAAHHGSATSSSQAFLEAVQPEYVVVSAGAENKFGHPATEVVERLTAMVGEEDLYVTAEHGRVGFTTDGVRLWRDTQR